From Spiroplasma endosymbiont of Amphimallon solstitiale:
ATGAAAGCACTTTTTTTCACAATACCATTTTTAATAATAAAAGAGTAGCATTAATTAATGCAACAGTAGAAAATAGAGAGCAATTAGATGCTGGTACTGCTGTTTATAATATTACTAAAAGAAATATTACACAAAATTATACTAAAGGTGCTGGTGCAAATAATGGTACTGCAATTAGAACAAAAAAATTCTTTTAGATATAGAAAAAGAAATTAATTATGAAATTGAAACATTAGATTTGAGAAGATTAGGTGCAAAATTTGAAGATGGGGGTATTACTATTGCAGATAGTTATACTAGTGGTTGAATTGATGCAAAAGCAAAATTAGTGGAAATATATTTAGTTGCTAAATTAATGCAATTAGCAGTTAAAACAGCAAAAGAAAATGAAATTATTAATATTACATTACCAGATTCGCCTAAAATAGATGATTACAGAATGTTATTATGATTAAAAATTGTAAATACATTAGCAACATTAAAAGCAAGAATTAATGATGAATATATTGGTACAGATGAAGAAGATTATACATTATGAGTATCTAGTTTTTTTAAACCATTAGTATTATTATCAACAACTACATTAGGTAGTGATAGTGCTTCACAAGCATTAAAAGATGGTAATATTGTAGAAATTGGTGGAATTAAAATTGTTGAATGTCCATGATTAGGTAGAAAATATCCTGTTGGAGTTATTGATAAAGAAGAAGAATTTGATTTTGTAGGTTGTGATGCTGTATTAGTACATAAAGAAGCATTAGCATTTCCATTTGACCGTGGTCTTGATAATACATTTATTTTACAAACTAATGCTAATATTAAAAATTTTCATAAATTTTTAGTAAGTAATGGTGAAGCATTAAGAGGAGATTTAGTTAAAGGACTTGCATTAAATAAAAATGTAGATATTACTACAGCAATTGAATTTACTAAATTAGGTGCTATTACTATGTCTGGTGCAACTCCTACTGCAGATGAAGTAGAAAAAGCAGTTATTAAGAAAAATCCGAATTATGTTAAAGGTAATGCTAATTTTTCAGATTTAACAGCAACAAGTGCAAATGTTGAAGGTAAAAATTTATATATTGGTTCTTTAAAAGTAACTTTTACAAAGAAGTAATTTAAATGCCTATTATCTTACTTTTAAGAATAATATTAGAAACTGCTGTTAGTGATATACAAACTGCTGAATTAATAGAAAAATTTAAAAAAAATAATACTTTATTTAATAGTTTTTTAAAAATCCAGCTGGAATATTAAAAAATCAATTAATGTCAAAAGTATTAGGACAAGGTAAATCTCAAAAAGAATTATCAGAATTTCAACAAGTTTTACAAAAATTAACAAATTTACCAGTAATTCATAAAAAAATAATGACACATATTACTAATAATAATATTGCTAAATTACAACATATTCAAAAACAATATTTAAATGGTAAATCATTAATGGATAAAGGTAAAGAAATAATAATGAATTCTTTAACACAAGAAGATTATGACAGTATGATTGGAGTTTATGTAAATCTTTCTAGTAGTGCATTAGCAGGTGGTATATGAACTCCAATTATTCAACAACAATCTGGTACTTATGGTATTGCTTCTTTAACATTTAGAACATCAAATAAATCATATGATTATTTTATGGTTACAAGGGAAACTTGAATTGATATGTGTAAAGCAACTGGTGCTTATAAACAAGGAGCATTTAGTGTATTTATGAGACAGTATTATCATGGCGGATTAGATAAAGAAAATAAAGAATATTTCTTTAATTTTGTAGAAAAGTAATGATACATGATAAAGTGTTATTTTTAGAGAATTTTTACACTAAATAATGTTACTTTTAACAAATTTTTAATTAAAAATAATATTTTAAGTGTAAATTGATGAATAATTTTTGGTCATCCATACTTTTCTACATAATTAAAAGAATATTTAGCACGTAGAAATGTTAAAAATATTAATAAAAAAGTTACTCAACAAGGAAAATATAAATCTGTTATTGATGTAGTTAATAAATCAGAAGTAACACAAGGATATGGAAGGTATAAAGATTATGGAAAACAAAAATAATATTGATTGAAATGTAAATTTAAATTATATTACAAAAGATGATTTAAAAACTATATATGGTTTTATACCAGATGCTGACCAAACTACTACTGATAATACTAAAACTGATTTTACTATTATGGCAATTGCTATATCAAGTGAAAGAATTAATACTATTACTGGTAATCAAATTGAAGTAATAGGATTTAAAAATCTTAATGAAACTCAACAACAATTAGTTAAAAGAGCAACAGCACGAATGACTATATATTATTTAACTGATGGAATGGCATTTATAAGAAGTAGTGTATCTATTAGTGGTAATGGTTTATCAAGTAGTATTAGTCCACCAAGTGAACCAGATTATGTATTAATGGAAGTATATAATTTATTACAACAAGCAAATTTACATACACCAAGAAAAGCAATAAATAATTCTATTTCATGTAATACAGATAATTTTAATACAGCTAGTATATTTGATGAAAGTGATACTAGAGTAATTACTTGAGATTCTGGTAATAAAACATTTCTTTAATTTTTTATAAAAGTAATGATACATGATAAAGTGTTATTTTTAGAGAATTTTTACACTAAATAATGTTACTTTTAACAAATTTTTAATTAAAAATAATATTTTAAGTGTAAATTGATGAATAATTTTTGGTCATCCATACTTTTCTACATAATTAAAAAACATTTTTACAAAAAATTAGTTTAATTGAAGGTACTGGTATAAAAATAGATGATGTTAGTGATACTATACCTAAATTAAAAATTCATGTTGATAGTAATATTGATTCATTATGAGAAGTTGATAAAGATAATCCTAATTTTATTCATTCAAAAGATGATAAAGGTATTAGTGCAAATGATAAACGTATTATTGATGTTGGTACACCTACTTTTGAAACTGATGGTACAAATAAAGAATATGTTGATAATTTAATAGAACAAAAACAAGATAAATTAATTGCTGGTGAAAATATTAAGATTGATGAAAAAACTAATACTATTAGTGCTAATGGTGAATCATTATGAGAAATAGACCCTAATAGTCCAAATATAATACAACCTAAAGAAAAAAGATTAATTACTGCTAATAATAAAAGAATTGTTGATATAGGTGAACCAGAACAAGATAAAGATGCAACTACAAAAAAATATGTTGATGATAAAGTAAATACTAAACAAGATAAAGAAATATGAAAAGTAATAAGTAAAAGTAAAAATAATCGTGAATGAGATACGTTTGAAATTAATTTTAATACTGTATATAGAGTAATTTTAACATTAGATGAATTACCAATAAATCAAGCAAATATAAAGCATAAAGTAGAGTTTAAAACTGGTAGTTATTTAGGTGGAGATTATGTACTTGCAAAATTTAAAATTAAAGATGAAGATATAATATTAACTTTAACTGTTAGAGGAAGTTCTTTTGATTGTAGTTTATATTTAAAAGGTGGAGATATTAATCATGGTGCTATTTTTTCATTAGAAGAATTACAAAATACAATTAAAGTTGATGTTACGCCAAAATTAAAAATTAATTCAAAAAGTTTAGAAACAAATGAAATAGAAGAAAATTATTGAGATATTGAATTACCAAATAATCCAACACCAAGGACTCATGAATGAAAAGAAGTTGCTACTAAACAAGGTAATAAAACTATTAATTATAATTTTATTAAAAATAAAAGATATCGTATTTATTATAATGGCAATGTTTAGTAATTTGTGTAACTTACAAAAATAACTATGTTTAATTAATTCTAGTAAATATAATTAAATGACTAGAAAGAGTGAGTTACAGATGGCTAAAAAACAAAATATTAATAATAATGATCCAATATCAAAAGCAGTAGATTTATTATTAGAAAATACTGAAGATTTAACAACAGTTTTTAAAGAAGGGGGTTTATATAAAGAATTAACAAAACGTTTAGTTGAAAAAATGTTGAATTCTGAAATGCAAAATTATTTAGGATATGAAAAAAATCAACATAGTAATACTGAAAATGCTCGTAATGGTACAAGTTCAAAAAAATTAATAACTCAACAAGGTAAAATTGAGATTGATGTACCAAGAGATCGCAATAGTGATTTTACTCCTGTAATAGTTGCAAAAAGACAGCGAAGATTTGATGGTTTTGATCAACAAGTGCTTTCACTATATGCAAAAGGTATGACTCTATCTGACATTAGAATGCAGTTACAAGAGTTATATCATGGTGCTGATATTAGTGAAAGTGTTATTAGTCAAATTACTGATGATGTTATTGATGATGTCAAAGCATGACAAAATCGACCATTAGAAAGCGTTTATCCGATTGTTTATTTTGATTGTATAGTAGTTAAAGTTCGACAAGATAAACGGATTATTAACAAATCAGTTTATATAGCATTAGGAGTTGATTTAGAAGGTAAAAAAGATGTTTTAGGCTTATGAATTAGTGAAAATGAAGGTGCTAAATTTTGATTAGCTAATTTCACAGAAATGAAAAATCGAGGCTTAAATGATATTTTGATTGCTTGTAGTGATAATTTAACAGGCATGTCAGAAGCAATACAAGCAGTTTATCCTAAAACAGAACATCAATTATGCATTGTTCATCAAATTCGAAATAGTTTAAAATATGTTTCATACAAACATCGAAAAACTCTAGTTACAGATTTAAAACCAATTTATAGTGCATGTAGTGAAGAACAAGCAATGCAAGCTTTAGAATCATTTGAAAGTAAATGAAATAAACAATATCCCCAAATTGCTAAATCTTGATATAAAAATTGAGAAAATTTGATGATTTTTATTAGTTATCCTGCAGAAATCAAAAGAGTAATTTATAGTAATTTATACAACAAATGCTATTGAATCTGTTAATAGTCAATTACGAAAAGTTATTAGAAACAAAAAAGCTTTTTCTAATGATATGTCAGTTTTTAAAATATTTTATTTACAATTGAAAATATAACAAAAAAATGAACATTGCCTATTCAAAATTGAAATACAGCAATTGCTCATTTTATGATAAAATTTGAAGACAGAATTAATCTGAACTAGTACTTTGTAAAACAAAGATACACAGATTTCTAAAAAGCCTCGAAAAATTTGAAAAAATTTGAAAAAAAATATTCATATTATTTTACTACTTTCTTTAATATTTATTAAGAACTTACTTAATAAGTTAGATTATACCAAAATATAATTTTTCTTAAATAAAAAATGAAATAAATAATAAAAAAATAAAAGAATTAAATCTAATTAATATAAATTTTAATTTTAAATAAAATACCCTTTCTTTAAACAAATCATAAATGTTTATTCAAAACAATTTATTTGTCTAAAGAAAGGGGTAAATAACTAATTTAAATATATTTTCAAAAATAAATTTAATTTTATAAATCAATTTTAATATCTTGACGATCGCTATCTGATGCAAGAAAGTAATCTTTTGAAACTAAATTTAATGTTGATGCTACAACATTACTTGGAAAGGTTTTAATTTTACTATTGAACATCTTAACATTAGCATTATAAAATCTTCTAGCAGCAGCAATATTATCTTCACAATCTTTGGCACCTGATTGTAATTGTAAAACAGTAGTATTTGCTTTTAAATCAGGATAATTTTCTAATAAAGCATTAAATTTTCCAAAAGCTGCATTAAGTCCACTATCTGCTTTTGAAAGATCACTCATTGTTTCCATTTTTCCACTTCGTAAAGATACAACATCTGTTAATGTACTTTTTTCAAATTTCATATAACCTTTAGTAGCATCTACTAATTTTGTTAATAAATCAAAACGACGCTTTAATTGTACATCAATATCAGAAGCAGTTTCTTCAATTGATTGTTGTAATCTTAGAAAATTATTACGAGAAACAATAAATAAAATTATTGGAAATATTAAAACAAAAGATAAATAAACCATAATTTTTCCAAATAGTGACGGTTGGGCAGTAAATGATTCATTGCTTGGTTTAATTGTTGACATAATTTTCTCCTTTCTTATCAATATCTAATAACAAACTATGTTTAATAACTAGTCCATTCTTGGTAAGTTAAATATTATTTACACACTAAACCATAATAATTTTACTATATTTTTAAATTTAAGTAATGTATTTTTTTAAGTTTTTATTTAAACTTATAATATTTTTTATTTAAATTTATACTAAAATAATTACCTTTGCCAATAATAATATTATCAACTAAGGTAATATTAAAAACCTGAAAATTTTTTTTAATTTCTTCGGTGATATATAAATCAGATAGTGAGGGCTCACTATTACCACTAGGATGATTATGAATACAAATTACTTTACTTGATTTATGAATAAGTGCCAGATGCAACATATCTTTAACATCAATTTTCATAGTATCATTAGTACCCTTATATAATAAATTTTGATGAATTAATTTATTTTGATTATTTAATAATAATAAATAAAAATGTTCTTGCGTTAAATTTTGATAATATGCATTAACTAAATTAAAAACATCTTCGGGAATAATAATTTTAAAATATTTTTTTTGACTTTCAATAGTTCTTATTCTTTTTACTATTTCTAAACAACTTAAAATTTCTAAGAACCTGTTTAGAATCTTTTCGAAAATAATGTAAAATGATTATATATTTTAAAATAAGAGGTATATATGCATAAAAATTATCCAAGTCATGTCACCAAAGAACAATTTGAGAACATAAAATCAATTTTAGAAAATAGCAAAAAGAAAACAAAACCAAGAAGTTTAGATTTATATGAAGTATTTTGTGCAATTTTATATGTATTAAAAAGTGGTTGTCAATGAAGAATGCTACCAAAAAATTTTCCAAAATGACAAACTGTATATTATTATTTTCAAATTTGAAGTAAAAATAATGGTAAAGAACCTAGTGTATTGCAATTAATTTTAAAAAAAATTAGTTAAAAAAGTTCGTATCAATAATAATCGCAAAGAACAAACTAGTTTTTGTATAATTGATTCGCAAAGTGTTAAAAATACAGATACTACTGAAAATAAAGGTTATGATGCTGGTAAAAAGATTTCAGGCATAAAACGTCATATTGTTGTTGATTCTCAAGGTTTACCACATGCAATTTACATAACCACAGCAGAAAAAACAGATCGTAATAGCGCTATAATAATGATTGAAAATGAAAAAGAAAATCTTTCTGCAGTTCAAAAAATAATAGTAGATGCTGGTTATACTGGTGAAAAATTTGCTTCTGAAATCAAAACAATCATAAATGCAAATGTTGAAGTGATAAAACGTAATGAATTACATACTTTTGTAGTATTACCAAAAAGATGAATTGTAGAACGAAGCTTTGCTTGATTAGAAAAATACAGAAGATTATGAAAAAATTGCGAAAGAAAACTAAATACTAGTTTACAAATGGTTGTTCTTTCATTTATTTCAGTTTTATTAAAAAGATTCTAAACAGGTTCTAAAGCCTTACTAACACCAATACCTTTAATACTCATTAAAGATTTAATAGTTATTTTATTTAAATTTTCAAGACCATTAAAATTAGTAATTATTTCTTGCGCTAAAAATAATACATTTTTTCTTTAGTTCCTGTTCGCAAAATAATTGCTAATAATTCATTATCACTAAGAGCGTCAAAGCCATATTTAATGGCTTTTTCTCTTGGTTTTTTTGTATTATTAAGTTCTTTAAAATTCATAAAAAGGCGGTATTAAATGTGTTAATTTTTCTTGAAATTTATTAAATTCATCTTTAATTTTTGCTAAATCTTTACTATCATCTTTAGAACTATCTCATTTACTTTCAATACCACCTGGTAACTTAATACTTCCTGAAACACTATTTCATAAATTTTTAATAACAGGAATTGCTATCCCTGATAACATGGCACCCATTAAAAATTGAGCAAAACCACCACTAACTGCCTGACACTCTTGATCAGTCATTGGTTCTAAATCTTCTAAAATCATATTTATCAACCCCCTAAAACTTATTTTTATTTAAAAAATAGTTTTTTCCTTTTTAAATTTTATAAGTTTAAAAAAAAGTAATAGGATTTTCTAAATTATATTTAAAAACTTTAACTTTTGTTGATAATTTTTCAATAAGTAATTGAAAAAGAAAATCAACAAATTTTTGTTCCATATAATGACCAACCAAAATAACATTAATTTTTCTATCTTTAGCTTCCATAATATAGTTTCATTTCATTTCTCCAGTAATTAATAAATCAATATTGCTAGATAAATTACTAATAATATCACCACCAGCACCAGCAGATAAAGCAACAGTCACTATATTGTTATCACTCAATTTATTATTAACCAATTGTATATTTGCAACATTAAAATATTTTTTTAAGTTATTAATCAATTCTTTTAATGGCATTTGTCTATCAAATTTACCAACTATTGCCAACTTTTCTTCATTAATAAAATGAATATTTTTAATTTTTAATTCTTTGGCCATCAACATATTCATACCTACTAATGATATATCAAAATTAGTATGTAATGAATATACATTAATATCTGCTATTAGTATTTTACTATATAATTCTTTTTTTCAATTTGAAATATTAGATTGATTAATATCTTTGGCAAAAACTAATGGATGATGAGAAATTATTAAATCAATATTATTATTAATGGCCTCAGTTAAAACTTCATTAGTAACATCTAAACAAACTAAAATTTTATTAATATTGATCTTTGTTTTTGATTTAATTTGTATTCCTGAAAAATCTCATTCACAAACATCTTTTAAAGGAAAATATGTTTCTAAAACATTAATTATATTATTGATAGTTAACATTTTAACTATTATCCTTTATAAAATTCTTTAATATGTTTAGATTTAGACGGATGTTTTAATTTTCTAATTGCCTTTGCTTCTATTTGTCTAATTCTTTCTCTTGTAACAATAAATTCTTTACCAACTTCTTCTAGAGTTTTTGGAGAATCGTACTTAGTAATATGACGATGAACAACCTTATCACTTAACAATTCTGTTTTATCTAAACTAGTATCATAGTGTAACTGTAAATTATTAACTACTGTTTTTAATTCAGTAATTTCTTTTTCATCTTCACAAAGTTCTAATAATCTTCTTAATTTTGTTGGTAAAATTCCAAAACGCATTCTAATAACTTTTTCTTCTCGTTTTGTTAATACTTCAGCAAAAACACGATCCAATTGTTCTCTTAATCAATGTCTTTCAGCATATTCATTGGGAGATAGCATATTTTTATCTTTAATAAAATCACCAAAATGTGTATCATCTTCTTCACCAATTGGTTTTTCTAAAGATACTGGTTCAATAGCAAGTTTTTTAATTTCACGAACACGATCGGCTGTCATGTTTTGTCCCATTTTATTGGCAATTTCCTCATGAGTAGGATCACGACCTAATTCTTGTGTTAAGTTTCTTTCAATTCTTGTTAACTTATTAATTCTTTCAACCATATGAACAGGTACACGAACCATTTTACCTTGATCAGCTAAACTTCGTGTAATTGATTGTCTAATTCATCAAGTAGCATAAGTTGAAAATTTAAAACCACGGCGATAATCAAATTTATCAACTGCTTTAATAAGACCAATATTACCTTCTTCAATTAAATCAGCAAAATCTAAACCACGATTTAAATGTTTTCTAGCAACAGAAACTACTAATTTTAAATTTGATTTAATTAATTGCTCACGACCATATGTTCTTTCCTCAACATCTTTTGATTCTAACATTTTAGCATATTTAATTTCCTCACCTTGACTCAATATTTGACTTGTTC
This genomic window contains:
- a CDS encoding LemA family protein, giving the protein MSTIKPSNESFTAQPSLFGKIMVYLSFVLIFPIILFIVSRNNFLRLQQSIEETASDIDVQLKRRFDLLTKLVDATKGYMKFEKSTLTDVVSLRSGKMETMSDLSKADSGLNAAFGKFNALLENYPDLKANTTVLQLQSGAKDCEDNIAAARRFYNANVKMFNSKIKTFPSNVVASTLNLVSKDYFLASDSDRQDIKIDL
- a CDS encoding JAB domain-containing protein; its protein translation is MIFEKILNRFLEILSCLEIVKRIRTIESQKKYFKIIIPEDVFNLVNAYYQNLTQEHFYLLLLNNQNKLIHQNLLYKGTNDTMKIDVKDMLHLALIHKSSKVICIHNHPSGNSEPSLSDLYITEEIKKNFQVFNITLVDNIIIGKGNYFSINLNKKYYKFK
- a CDS encoding IS5 family transposase (programmed frameshift) is translated as MHKNYPSHVTKEQFENIKSILENSKKKTKPRSLDLYEVFCAILYVLKSGCQWRMLPKNFPKWQTVYYYFQIWSKNNGKEPSVLQLILKKLVKKVRINNNRKEQTSFCIIDSQSVKNTDTTENKGYDAGKKISGIKRHIVVDSQGLPHAIYITTAEKTDRNSAIIMIENEKENLSAVQKIIVDAGYTGEKFASEIKTIINANVEVIKRNELHTFVVLPKRWIVERSFAWLEKYRRLWKNCERKLNTSLQMVVLSFISVLLKRF
- a CDS encoding Nif3-like dinuclear metal center hexameric protein, producing the protein MLTINNIINVLETYFPLKDVCEWDFSGIQIKSKTKININKILVCLDVTNEVLTEAINNNIDLIISHHPLVFAKDINQSNISNWKKELYSKILIADINVYSLHTNFDISLVGMNMLMAKELKIKNIHFINEEKLAIVGKFDRQMPLKELINNLKKYFNVANIQLVNNKLSDNNIVTVALSAGAGGDIISNLSSNIDLLITGEMKWNYIMEAKDRKINVILVGHYMEQKFVDFLFQLLIEKLSTKVKVFKYNLENPITFF
- a CDS encoding sigma-70 family RNA polymerase sigma factor yields the protein MATIQQKTKLKKLLTLEEVESNLIKKLEKSQTKELKQEDVIKEFAHLKLDDDTIEEIFDRLEKEGVVFTDILMDEVEDDANFADIDDEQLPDDLDIDILVSDLSFKNTMGISNDTRRKDGIKSYFNILGTSQILSQGEEIKYAKMLESKDVEERTYGREQLIKSNLKLVVSVARKHLNRGLDFADLIEEGNIGLIKAVDKFDYRRGFKFSTYATWWIRQSITRSLADQGKMVRVPVHMVERINKLTRIERNLTQELGRDPTHEEIANKMGQNMTADRVREIKKLAIEPVSLEKPIGEEDDTHFGDFIKDKNMLSPNEYAERHWLREQLDRVFAEVLTKREEKVIRMRFGILPTKLRRLLELCEDEKEITELKTVVNNLQLHYDTSLDKTELLSDKVVHRHITKYDSPKTLEEVGKEFIVTRERIRQIEAKAIRKLKHPSKSKHIKEFYKG